The Polyangiaceae bacterium genome includes a region encoding these proteins:
- a CDS encoding tyrosine-type recombinase/integrase: protein MARPRKGSLYLTKSGFGARYWKIVDGEWIRVSELLETFSKPAARRKLARLVGLANAGTDTTADDAKRADTFAEAVERVNKARKADGVKGAKDELARLRAYANPALGHLDTTTITAQHIHEALDFAKGEGRSRQTVAHLLQDIRNVFAALKREGTIEQNPADDAELPKFASEVRKERAVLTDAELAHYLAWVHPDEAQRLAVLERQTLACVSRMFGGLRTGDLHALRWEAFDSTEGKFTWGWAPRQKTKRPQLLEVPEMLRPILRDWWERAGRPTAGVLFPARRGERAGEGRAKTSHADAFRRDLMRAFGIEVQTVVVTKRSNGRKLTKAVWTRARDEHGAEIPLTLRQRELFEDTDYTLPVDFHSWRRAFSQALADADVTVQQATALAGHSTLEAHARYLANSGKLRKLPEAALPAINVLATPIADNDTQPHGTTRGAGSSLRLLAGFNALGRPSPRCKASALPLSYPPEGEGFVAGKCPPGKAV from the coding sequence ATGGCACGACCGAGAAAAGGGAGCCTGTACCTCACCAAGTCCGGCTTCGGCGCGCGCTACTGGAAGATCGTCGACGGCGAATGGATCCGGGTTTCGGAGCTGCTCGAGACGTTCAGCAAGCCCGCTGCCCGTCGGAAGCTCGCGCGGCTCGTCGGGCTGGCCAACGCTGGCACGGACACCACGGCCGACGATGCGAAGCGAGCCGACACGTTCGCCGAAGCCGTCGAGCGCGTGAACAAGGCACGCAAGGCAGACGGCGTGAAGGGAGCGAAGGACGAGCTCGCCCGGCTGCGCGCGTACGCCAACCCCGCGCTCGGGCACCTCGACACGACGACGATCACGGCGCAGCACATCCACGAGGCTCTGGACTTCGCCAAGGGCGAGGGGCGGTCGCGTCAGACCGTGGCTCACTTGCTCCAAGACATCCGCAACGTGTTTGCCGCCCTCAAGCGCGAGGGCACGATCGAGCAGAACCCCGCCGACGATGCCGAGCTTCCGAAGTTCGCCTCCGAGGTGCGCAAGGAGCGCGCCGTCCTGACGGACGCTGAGCTTGCCCATTACCTGGCGTGGGTGCATCCGGACGAGGCGCAGCGGCTCGCTGTGCTCGAACGGCAAACGCTGGCGTGCGTCTCGCGGATGTTCGGCGGGCTCCGGACCGGCGACCTTCACGCGCTCCGCTGGGAGGCCTTCGACTCAACCGAGGGGAAGTTCACGTGGGGCTGGGCCCCGCGTCAGAAGACGAAGCGACCCCAGCTCTTGGAGGTGCCGGAGATGCTGCGGCCCATCCTGCGCGATTGGTGGGAGAGGGCCGGTCGTCCCACCGCGGGCGTGCTCTTCCCCGCTCGCCGCGGGGAGCGAGCCGGCGAGGGCAGGGCCAAGACGTCGCACGCGGACGCATTCAGGCGCGACCTGATGCGGGCGTTCGGGATCGAGGTGCAAACCGTGGTGGTCACCAAGCGATCGAACGGGCGGAAGCTCACAAAGGCGGTCTGGACGCGCGCTCGCGACGAGCACGGAGCCGAGATCCCTCTCACCCTCCGCCAGCGCGAGCTGTTCGAGGACACGGACTACACGCTGCCGGTGGACTTCCACAGTTGGCGCCGCGCGTTCAGCCAAGCCCTGGCCGATGCCGACGTGACCGTTCAGCAAGCGACCGCCCTGGCGGGGCATTCCACACTCGAGGCGCACGCTCGCTACCTGGCCAACAGCGGCAAGCTCCGGAAGCTGCCCGAGGCCGCTCTTCCGGCCATCAACGTTCTGGCAACGCCAATAGCCGACAACGACACGCAACCGCATGGAACGACGCGCGGAGCCGGGAGCAGCCTTCGGCTTTTGGCGGGATTCAACGCGCTTGGGCGTCCCTCGCCGCGTTGTAAGGCCAGCGCTCTACCGCTGAGCTACCCGCCCGAGGGTGAGGGGTTCGTAGCGGGGAAATGCCCTCCCGGCAAGGCGGTGTAA